A stretch of the Saccharolobus caldissimus genome encodes the following:
- a CDS encoding GTPase, translating to MLGKVLQLIKRSDIVAEVLDAREPSLTRSKKIENFAIKNNKKVLLILNKGDLVPLWVLKAWKQYFESNEDIKTIYISSTHHLGTKVLRDAMKALLKGQKGIVLFVGYPKTGKSSIINALKGKHSAFTSAHPLEYGYTKTIQLFKIDNKIYAWDTPGVIPPDGDELEKIIRGYNVDRLEDPVKPALLLIERILKFTSAAILKQIYKTEFSDPYDLLVKIATKRGWINKTDKEPNVEMAAKAIIRDFHEGKITYYTLPPSLNRDDKSSSV from the coding sequence ATGCTAGGAAAAGTCCTTCAGTTAATCAAAAGATCAGATATAGTAGCGGAGGTGCTAGATGCAAGAGAACCATCTTTAACTAGGTCAAAGAAAATTGAGAATTTTGCAATAAAAAACAATAAAAAGGTATTATTAATTCTAAATAAGGGAGACTTAGTACCTTTATGGGTCCTTAAAGCCTGGAAACAATATTTCGAAAGCAATGAAGATATAAAGACTATTTACATATCTTCTACGCATCATTTGGGAACTAAAGTCCTAAGGGATGCAATGAAAGCGCTACTAAAAGGACAGAAGGGAATAGTATTATTTGTAGGTTATCCTAAAACTGGAAAATCATCTATAATAAATGCACTTAAAGGTAAACATTCTGCCTTCACATCTGCACATCCTTTAGAATACGGTTATACGAAAACTATCCAGTTATTTAAAATAGATAATAAAATATATGCGTGGGATACACCAGGTGTTATACCACCAGATGGAGATGAGTTAGAGAAGATAATTAGAGGTTATAATGTAGATAGATTAGAAGATCCAGTTAAACCTGCACTTCTCCTCATAGAAAGGATATTAAAATTCACCTCAGCAGCCATTTTAAAGCAAATTTATAAGACTGAATTCTCAGACCCTTACGATCTATTAGTAAAAATAGCTACAAAAAGGGGATGGATAAATAAAACAGATAAAGAACCCAATGTTGAGATGGCCGCTAAAGCAATAATTAGAGATTTCCATGAGGGCAAAATTACTTATTATACCCTTCCTCCAAGTCTAAATAGAGATGATAAAAGTAGTAGTGTTTGA
- a CDS encoding magnesium-dependent phosphatase-1 encodes MIKVVVFDADKTLWDHHNVSEFEEPLKLVDANTIEDSKGRVLHLYPEVREVLKELKNKGLILGLATWNTEEKIIRILTMLDLIQYFDIIVARTYPYKFLMLSDIIIEIHKRNIHVKPNEILFLDDRRGHFGNVWLYLGNVKCLEMWKDITRYRDIFNILNDATNE; translated from the coding sequence ATGATAAAAGTAGTAGTGTTTGACGCTGATAAGACATTATGGGATCATCATAATGTATCGGAATTTGAGGAACCTTTAAAGTTAGTAGATGCTAACACTATAGAAGATTCTAAGGGAAGAGTATTACATTTATACCCAGAAGTAAGGGAGGTACTTAAAGAATTAAAAAATAAAGGCTTAATATTGGGTTTAGCTACATGGAATACGGAAGAAAAAATCATCAGGATATTAACTATGCTTGATCTTATACAATATTTTGATATAATAGTAGCAAGAACATATCCATATAAATTTTTGATGTTAAGTGATATAATAATAGAGATACACAAAAGAAACATTCATGTAAAACCTAATGAAATATTATTCCTTGACGATAGAAGAGGACATTTCGGAAATGTGTGGTTATATTTAGGTAATGTAAAATGTTTAGAAATGTGGAAAGATATAACACGATATAGAGATATATTTAATATATTGAATGATGCTACTAATGAATAG
- a CDS encoding acetolactate synthase large subunit, translated as MPTGARILVDALKREGVKVIFGIPGLSNMQIYDAFVEDLQSGELRHVLMRHEQAAAHAADGYARASGFPGVCTATSGPGATNLTTGLITAYWDSSPVIAITGNVPRAVMGKMAFQEADAMGVFENVSKYVIGIKRIDEIPQWVKNAFYIATTGRPGPVVIDIPRDIFYEKLDEVKWPDKPIVKGYREFKTIIDPLALKKAAELLINADRPIILVGTGVVWSNATPEVLELAELLHIPIVSTFPGKSAIPHDHPLYFGPMGYYGRAEASMAALESDVMLVVGARFSDRTFTSYDEMIETRKKFIMINIDPTDGEKAIKVDVGLYGNAKIILRELINVIVKLGEKRDKSSWLKRVKEYKEYYSQFYYHDENGKLKPWKILKTIRQTLPRDAIVTTGVGQHQMWAEVFWEVLEPRTFLTSSGMGTMGFGLPAAMGAKLARPDKVVVDLDGDGSFLMTGTNLATAVDENIPVIAVIFDNRTLGLVRQVQDLFFGRRIVGVDYGPSPDFVKLAEAFGALGFNATSYEEIEKSLKTAIKENVPAVIRVPVDKEELALPTLPPGGRLRQVILRDPRKGS; from the coding sequence TTGCCAACTGGTGCTAGAATTTTAGTAGACGCATTAAAGAGAGAAGGTGTTAAGGTGATATTTGGAATACCAGGTCTATCAAATATGCAAATCTATGATGCTTTTGTAGAAGACCTTCAAAGTGGTGAATTAAGGCACGTATTAATGAGGCATGAACAAGCTGCCGCTCATGCAGCGGACGGATATGCTAGAGCGTCTGGATTTCCAGGCGTTTGTACAGCAACCTCTGGCCCAGGCGCTACTAACTTAACAACTGGATTAATAACTGCATATTGGGATAGTTCACCGGTAATAGCAATAACTGGTAATGTGCCTAGAGCAGTAATGGGAAAAATGGCTTTTCAAGAAGCGGATGCTATGGGAGTTTTCGAGAACGTGAGTAAGTATGTTATAGGTATAAAAAGAATCGATGAAATACCACAATGGGTTAAAAACGCTTTCTATATAGCAACTACTGGAAGACCAGGACCAGTAGTAATAGACATTCCTAGGGATATATTCTATGAGAAATTAGACGAAGTAAAATGGCCTGATAAACCAATAGTAAAAGGATATAGGGAGTTTAAAACTATAATAGACCCGTTAGCATTAAAAAAAGCTGCAGAACTACTGATAAATGCAGATAGACCAATAATCCTTGTAGGTACCGGTGTTGTATGGTCTAATGCTACACCAGAAGTTTTAGAATTGGCTGAATTATTACACATACCTATAGTTTCTACGTTCCCTGGAAAAAGTGCTATTCCTCATGATCACCCTCTATATTTTGGACCTATGGGTTACTATGGAAGGGCTGAAGCATCAATGGCCGCTTTAGAGTCAGATGTCATGTTAGTAGTAGGAGCTAGATTTAGTGATAGAACTTTTACTTCTTATGATGAAATGATTGAAACTAGAAAGAAATTTATAATGATAAATATTGATCCTACTGATGGCGAAAAAGCGATAAAGGTAGATGTTGGACTTTATGGGAATGCAAAGATCATACTAAGAGAGTTGATAAATGTTATAGTTAAGTTAGGTGAAAAAAGAGATAAATCTTCCTGGCTAAAAAGAGTTAAGGAATATAAAGAGTACTACTCACAATTTTATTATCATGATGAAAATGGTAAACTAAAACCGTGGAAAATATTAAAAACTATTAGGCAAACCTTACCTAGAGACGCCATAGTTACTACCGGAGTAGGACAGCATCAAATGTGGGCTGAAGTATTTTGGGAAGTTTTAGAACCTAGAACGTTTCTAACGTCATCTGGGATGGGAACAATGGGATTTGGACTTCCTGCTGCAATGGGAGCTAAGCTTGCTAGACCAGATAAGGTTGTAGTAGATTTAGATGGTGACGGATCATTTTTAATGACTGGAACTAATTTAGCAACTGCAGTGGACGAAAACATTCCAGTAATTGCAGTAATATTTGATAATAGAACTTTAGGCCTAGTTAGGCAAGTTCAAGATCTGTTCTTCGGAAGAAGGATAGTAGGGGTAGATTATGGCCCTTCACCTGACTTCGTTAAATTAGCTGAGGCTTTTGGAGCTTTAGGTTTTAATGCAACAAGTTATGAGGAAATAGAAAAATCATTAAAGACTGCAATAAAAGAAAATGTGCCCGCAGTAATTAGAGTGCCCGTGGATAAAGAAGAATTAGCCTTACCTACTTTACCTCCAGGTGGAAGATTAAGGCAGGTGATATTACGTGACCCAAGAAAGGGTAGTTAG
- a CDS encoding ACT domain-containing protein, whose amino-acid sequence MTQERVVRVLAYYRDPGLIERIASNFRKLFMDINWIYGWKVNDENLYEFYIGVKDHTNFTTAVLVLSKTVDVEKVEVLEVTQMKKIIIRNGNVITDERERATEDDMIIYVPVFNKVKGYSWGETYVKNIH is encoded by the coding sequence GTGACCCAAGAAAGGGTAGTTAGAGTATTAGCGTATTATAGAGATCCAGGATTAATAGAAAGAATAGCATCAAATTTCAGAAAGTTATTCATGGATATCAATTGGATATACGGGTGGAAAGTTAATGACGAGAATTTATACGAATTTTATATCGGTGTAAAGGATCACACGAATTTTACCACAGCAGTTTTGGTTTTAAGCAAGACTGTTGACGTAGAAAAAGTAGAAGTATTAGAAGTGACTCAGATGAAAAAAATTATAATTAGGAATGGAAATGTAATAACTGACGAAAGGGAAAGGGCTACTGAAGATGACATGATAATTTATGTACCAGTTTTCAATAAAGTAAAAGGGTATAGTTGGGGTGAAACATATGTCAAAAATATTCACTGA
- the ilvC gene encoding ketol-acid reductoisomerase, with protein sequence MKHMSKIFTDKDANLDVIKDKKIAVLGYGSQGRAWAQNLKDSGLNVIIGLEREGKSWELAKNEGFTPMHTKDAVRDADIIIFLVPDMVQRTLWLESVKPYMKKGADLVFAHGFNIHYGLIQPPNDSDVYMIAPKGPGPTVREYYKAGGGVPALVAVHQDVSGKALQKALAIARGIGATRAGVIHTTFKEETETDLFGEQVILVGGIMELMKAAFETLVEEGYQPEVAYFETINELKMLVDLVYEKGITGMLKAVSDTAKYGGLTVGKFIINQDVRNRMKEALQRIKSGKFAEEWIEEYGKGMPTVINGLSQIQNSLEEKIGAQLRDLIQKGKPKS encoded by the coding sequence GTGAAACATATGTCAAAAATATTCACTGATAAAGACGCTAATCTAGACGTAATTAAAGATAAAAAAATTGCAGTTTTAGGCTACGGAAGCCAAGGAAGAGCATGGGCTCAGAATCTAAAGGATTCTGGATTAAATGTGATAATAGGCTTAGAAAGAGAGGGAAAATCTTGGGAATTAGCTAAAAATGAAGGATTTACTCCCATGCATACTAAGGACGCAGTAAGAGATGCAGATATAATAATATTCTTAGTTCCAGATATGGTACAGAGAACTCTTTGGTTAGAAAGCGTAAAGCCTTACATGAAGAAAGGAGCTGATTTAGTGTTTGCTCATGGCTTTAATATACATTATGGATTGATTCAACCACCTAACGATTCTGACGTATACATGATAGCCCCTAAAGGCCCTGGACCTACAGTTAGAGAATATTATAAAGCTGGTGGAGGGGTACCAGCATTAGTAGCAGTTCATCAAGATGTAAGCGGAAAGGCTCTACAAAAAGCCTTAGCTATAGCTAGGGGTATAGGAGCTACTAGAGCAGGAGTAATTCATACCACATTTAAGGAAGAAACTGAAACTGATCTATTTGGAGAGCAAGTAATCTTAGTAGGCGGCATAATGGAGTTAATGAAAGCTGCATTCGAAACATTAGTTGAGGAAGGATATCAACCAGAGGTTGCATATTTTGAGACTATTAATGAGCTAAAAATGCTAGTTGATCTCGTATATGAAAAAGGAATTACTGGTATGTTAAAAGCAGTATCTGATACTGCTAAATATGGAGGTTTAACAGTTGGTAAATTTATAATTAATCAAGATGTTAGGAATAGAATGAAAGAGGCCTTACAAAGGATAAAAAGTGGAAAGTTCGCTGAAGAATGGATAGAAGAATATGGCAAAGGAATGCCTACAGTAATTAATGGACTTAGCCAAATTCAGAATAGCTTAGAGGAGAAGATAGGAGCCCAGTTAAGGGATTTGATTCAGAAAGGAAAACCTAAAAGCTAA
- the hjc gene encoding Holliday junction resolvase Hjc codes for MNDRKRKGSSVEREVVSKLREKGFAVLRAPASGSKRKDPVPDIVALKNGVIILIEVKSIREGNKIYIRKEQAEGIMDFAKKSGGILFIGIKKPRVLKFIPFNKLRKTESGNYVVDLGSINEGLDIEGLVRIVESKISKTLDNFL; via the coding sequence GTGAATGATAGAAAAAGAAAAGGTTCTTCAGTTGAGAGAGAGGTTGTAAGTAAATTAAGGGAGAAAGGATTTGCTGTATTAAGGGCTCCAGCCAGTGGTAGTAAGAGAAAAGATCCAGTACCAGATATTGTGGCTTTAAAAAATGGGGTAATTATTCTCATTGAGGTGAAAAGTATAAGAGAAGGAAATAAAATTTACATCAGAAAGGAACAAGCTGAGGGGATAATGGATTTCGCTAAAAAGAGCGGGGGAATTTTATTTATTGGCATAAAGAAGCCCAGAGTACTGAAATTTATCCCATTTAATAAATTAAGGAAAACTGAATCTGGAAATTATGTTGTAGACTTAGGTTCTATAAATGAGGGACTTGATATAGAAGGTTTAGTTAGAATAGTAGAATCTAAAATAAGTAAAACACTAGATAATTTTCTATAA
- a CDS encoding PINc/VapC family ATPase produces MLDKSALLYGFSRYLERGLVNGNVLIHKTLIAELERESNEGLVSAEIALDEVRRIKEVTERILVGFEIVGEDSKRGETNEIIREYCIEKGCVIVTADEIQRKICEIMGLQYYFLQPLDQQLSFESLFDNETMSVHIKEDTVPRAKKGKPGNWKFVNLSDKPLLSKDVKQIANEIINSVRFIKGSFIEIERKGSLIIQLGNYRVVITRPPLSDGWEITITKPVVRKRLEEYNLDDRLLKRLQERAEGIIIAGAPGMGKTTFAQALAEYYMRLGKIVKTIESPRDMHLPPDITQYSKNYAEIGELHDILLLSRPDYTVYDEMRNDEDFKLYVDLRLAGVGMIGVVHATSPIDAIHRFVNRVDIGTIPNILDTIIFIHSGNVSKVYTLEMTVKVPAGLKEADLARPVVEIKDLATGNTEYEIYVFGEQTMIVPVSKGISTSNMEFKISKIVNNVIPGATVKYEDGEYVIIIPKDEIGKYNRKLVQRLKRLEKKNNIRIKIRLAD; encoded by the coding sequence ATGTTAGATAAGAGTGCATTATTATATGGATTTTCTAGATATTTAGAAAGAGGTCTAGTTAATGGCAATGTACTAATTCATAAAACGCTCATAGCAGAACTGGAAAGGGAAAGTAACGAGGGTTTAGTTAGTGCTGAGATCGCTCTTGATGAGGTTAGAAGAATAAAGGAAGTAACGGAGAGAATTCTAGTAGGATTTGAAATTGTAGGTGAGGATTCAAAGAGAGGTGAGACTAATGAAATTATACGTGAGTACTGTATTGAGAAGGGATGTGTAATTGTAACCGCTGATGAAATACAAAGGAAAATATGCGAAATCATGGGTTTACAGTATTATTTTCTACAACCTTTAGATCAACAATTGTCGTTTGAGTCTTTGTTTGATAACGAAACCATGAGCGTTCATATTAAAGAAGACACTGTACCTAGAGCTAAAAAAGGTAAACCAGGTAATTGGAAATTCGTAAATCTTTCTGATAAACCACTCTTATCTAAAGATGTAAAACAAATAGCAAATGAGATAATTAATTCTGTTAGATTTATAAAAGGGTCTTTTATAGAAATAGAGAGAAAAGGATCTCTTATTATACAGTTAGGAAATTATAGGGTAGTAATAACTAGGCCACCATTAAGTGATGGATGGGAAATTACTATTACTAAACCAGTAGTTAGGAAAAGGTTAGAGGAATATAACTTAGATGATAGGTTATTAAAGAGATTGCAGGAAAGAGCTGAGGGTATAATTATAGCTGGAGCCCCAGGCATGGGTAAAACGACCTTTGCTCAGGCGTTAGCAGAGTACTATATGAGGTTAGGTAAAATAGTAAAGACGATAGAGTCGCCAAGGGATATGCATTTACCTCCAGACATAACACAGTATTCTAAGAATTATGCTGAAATAGGAGAGCTGCATGATATATTATTACTTAGCAGGCCAGATTATACAGTTTATGATGAAATGAGAAATGATGAGGATTTCAAATTATATGTTGATTTAAGATTAGCGGGAGTTGGTATGATAGGCGTAGTTCACGCTACCTCGCCCATAGATGCCATACACAGGTTTGTAAATAGGGTAGATATAGGCACTATCCCTAATATTTTAGATACTATAATATTTATCCATTCAGGTAATGTTAGTAAAGTATATACACTAGAGATGACCGTAAAAGTTCCTGCAGGGTTAAAGGAGGCCGACTTAGCTAGACCAGTAGTAGAAATAAAAGACTTAGCTACTGGAAATACAGAGTACGAAATCTATGTATTCGGAGAACAAACAATGATAGTCCCGGTTAGTAAGGGAATATCAACGTCAAATATGGAATTTAAAATATCTAAAATAGTAAATAATGTAATCCCTGGTGCAACAGTCAAATATGAAGACGGGGAATATGTTATAATTATACCTAAAGACGAAATAGGTAAGTATAATAGAAAACTGGTTCAAAGATTAAAGAGATTAGAGAAGAAGAATAATATAAGAATAAAGATAAGATTAGCAGATTAG
- the pdxT gene encoding pyridoxal 5'-phosphate synthase glutaminase subunit PdxT: MKIGIIAYQGSFEEHMLQTKRALNNLNIDGEIIPIKIYKDLNNVDGIIIPGGESTTIGLIAKRLGILDEIKEKISSGLPVLGTCAGAIMLAKEVSDAKVGKTSQPLIGLMNISVVRNYYGRQRESFEATIDLSKIGKEKARFVFIRAPAIVKLGSNVKGLAELNGITVMAQQDNMLATTFHPELSNSTAIHEYFLGIIKG, translated from the coding sequence ATGAAAATAGGTATTATTGCTTATCAAGGAAGTTTTGAAGAGCATATGTTACAGACTAAAAGAGCATTAAACAATTTAAATATTGATGGAGAAATAATTCCCATAAAGATCTACAAAGATTTAAATAATGTAGATGGTATTATAATACCCGGTGGAGAAAGCACAACTATTGGTTTAATTGCAAAAAGATTAGGCATATTAGATGAGATTAAAGAGAAAATAAGCTCTGGATTACCGGTGTTAGGTACTTGTGCTGGTGCAATAATGCTTGCGAAAGAAGTTAGCGATGCTAAAGTAGGTAAGACTTCTCAACCTCTAATTGGTTTAATGAACATATCAGTTGTCAGAAATTATTATGGTAGACAGAGAGAGAGTTTTGAAGCTACTATAGATCTCTCAAAGATAGGTAAGGAAAAGGCGAGATTTGTATTTATAAGAGCCCCCGCTATAGTTAAATTAGGCTCTAATGTAAAAGGTTTAGCAGAGTTGAATGGTATAACTGTAATGGCTCAACAAGATAATATGCTAGCTACAACCTTTCATCCAGAACTTTCCAATAGTACGGCAATTCACGAGTATTTTTTAGGTATAATTAAAGGGTAG
- the pdxS gene encoding pyridoxal 5'-phosphate synthase lyase subunit PdxS, protein MRLYEISFAEIEDFFYKLAEVKDIIKDSGLLEYLPEFKKEITEISTGTTRVKHAFPIFQKGGVVMDVTNVQQAQIAEEAGAVAVMVLDKLPYDVRKSGGVARMADPKVIEEVMNSITIPVMAKVRIGHYYEAKVLEALGVDMIDESEVLTPADEEHHINKWEFKVPFVNGARNLGEALRRISEGASMIRTKGEAGTGNVSEAVKHIKLINSEIRGLVSMVEEDRIKKAREYQVPYQLVELTAKLKRLPVVNFAAGGIATPADAALMMWLGADGIFVGSGIFKSQDPEERAKAIVLATACWEYPEIVLEAQKMISEQKSMMGIDIKSLKPEELLQVRGL, encoded by the coding sequence ATGAGACTTTACGAGATATCTTTTGCTGAAATTGAAGATTTTTTCTATAAACTGGCTGAAGTTAAAGATATTATAAAGGATAGTGGATTATTGGAATATCTTCCAGAATTTAAGAAGGAAATTACTGAGATTTCTACTGGAACTACTAGAGTTAAGCACGCATTTCCTATATTTCAGAAAGGAGGAGTAGTGATGGATGTTACTAACGTTCAACAAGCTCAGATAGCAGAAGAAGCAGGGGCTGTAGCTGTAATGGTATTAGATAAATTACCTTATGATGTTAGAAAATCCGGAGGAGTAGCTAGAATGGCAGATCCTAAAGTAATTGAGGAGGTAATGAATTCAATTACCATACCAGTTATGGCGAAGGTAAGAATAGGACATTACTATGAGGCTAAAGTGCTAGAAGCGTTAGGCGTAGATATGATAGATGAGAGCGAGGTGTTAACGCCCGCTGATGAGGAACATCATATCAATAAATGGGAATTTAAGGTACCATTTGTTAATGGGGCGAGAAATTTAGGTGAAGCTTTAAGAAGAATCTCTGAGGGAGCGTCAATGATAAGAACTAAAGGTGAAGCTGGAACAGGTAATGTAAGCGAAGCTGTAAAGCATATTAAACTAATAAATAGCGAAATAAGGGGTCTAGTAAGCATGGTAGAAGAGGATAGGATTAAGAAGGCTAGAGAATACCAAGTTCCTTATCAATTAGTAGAACTTACTGCTAAACTTAAAAGATTACCAGTTGTTAATTTCGCTGCAGGTGGAATAGCTACTCCAGCTGATGCTGCATTAATGATGTGGCTAGGTGCTGATGGAATATTTGTAGGTTCTGGTATATTCAAAAGTCAAGATCCAGAGGAAAGAGCAAAAGCAATAGTTTTGGCTACTGCTTGTTGGGAATATCCAGAAATTGTTTTAGAAGCTCAAAAAATGATAAGCGAGCAAAAGAGTATGATGGGTATTGATATAAAATCGTTGAAACCAGAAGAGCTTCTTCAAGTGAGGGGATTATGA
- a CDS encoding 30S ribosomal protein S26e, which yields MPKKRENRGRRKGDKGHVGYVSCDQCGARVPEDKAICVTKMYSPVDPSLASELEKKGAIIARYPVTKCYCINCAIFLGIIKIRAENERKQKARLT from the coding sequence TTGCCTAAGAAAAGAGAGAATAGAGGAAGAAGAAAAGGAGATAAGGGCCATGTAGGATATGTTTCTTGTGATCAATGTGGAGCCAGAGTGCCGGAGGACAAAGCTATATGCGTAACTAAAATGTACAGTCCAGTTGATCCTTCTCTTGCTTCAGAGTTAGAGAAGAAAGGAGCAATTATAGCCAGATATCCAGTTACCAAGTGCTATTGTATAAATTGTGCGATATTCCTAGGTATTATAAAGATAAGAGCAGAAAATGAGAGAAAGCAAAAAGCACGTTTAACATAA
- the proS gene encoding proline--tRNA ligase → MQLTREKWSKNFSEWFDWVLREGEFYDYGRYPIKGMGVWMPYGFKLRQNVINLIRKLLDLTGHEEVLFPLLIPEDLLRRESTHIKGFEGEVFWVTKGGDEDLDIRLALRPTSEVAITWMENLWIKSYKQLPKKYYQIVSVFRYETKATRPMIRLREITTFKEAHTVHETYEDAQKQVEEAIEIYKKFFDEIGIPYVISERPEWDRFAGALHTYAFDTIMPDGRVMQIGTVHHLGQNFSKALDFKIQKRDGSLDYPHQTSYGISDRAIASVISIHGDDHGPVLPPSVSPYKVVLIPIPAKSEDENKRVLEYLQEIYEILIKNNISSIIDYDPEKTPGEKYYIWELKGVPIRIEIGPREVSSNTVFIKRRDNLESYKVKKDELIIRINEILNDIQENLRKRAWEFMNSKIKYSNDINEAKKIIEKELGIVEVPWCGKNECGLKIEELTDTRVLGYPIEERRVNDKCVICKMNAKTVLRIAKTY, encoded by the coding sequence GTGCAACTAACTAGAGAGAAATGGTCAAAAAACTTTAGTGAGTGGTTTGATTGGGTATTAAGGGAAGGAGAATTTTACGATTACGGAAGATATCCTATAAAGGGTATGGGCGTTTGGATGCCTTATGGATTTAAATTAAGACAAAATGTGATAAACTTAATTAGAAAATTATTAGATTTGACTGGTCATGAAGAAGTATTATTCCCCTTACTAATACCTGAAGATTTATTAAGGCGAGAGAGTACTCACATAAAAGGTTTTGAAGGTGAAGTTTTTTGGGTAACTAAAGGGGGAGATGAGGATTTAGATATCAGACTGGCTTTAAGACCTACTAGTGAGGTTGCTATAACGTGGATGGAGAATTTATGGATAAAAAGTTATAAACAATTACCTAAAAAATATTATCAGATAGTAAGCGTATTTAGATATGAAACTAAGGCAACTAGACCTATGATAAGACTAAGGGAGATAACAACTTTTAAAGAAGCTCATACGGTTCATGAAACTTATGAAGATGCACAAAAACAAGTAGAAGAAGCTATAGAAATTTACAAAAAATTCTTTGACGAAATTGGAATTCCTTATGTAATTTCAGAAAGGCCTGAATGGGATAGATTTGCTGGTGCGTTACATACATATGCCTTTGATACAATTATGCCAGATGGAAGAGTTATGCAAATAGGTACTGTCCATCATTTAGGGCAGAATTTTAGTAAAGCATTAGATTTTAAGATACAGAAACGTGACGGGAGTTTAGACTATCCACATCAAACTAGTTATGGGATATCTGATAGGGCGATCGCTTCCGTTATATCAATTCATGGCGATGATCACGGCCCAGTATTACCCCCATCAGTATCACCTTATAAAGTAGTTTTAATTCCAATACCAGCTAAAAGTGAGGATGAAAATAAACGTGTATTAGAGTATTTACAAGAAATATATGAAATATTAATCAAAAATAACATAAGTAGTATTATAGATTATGATCCAGAGAAAACACCTGGAGAAAAATATTATATTTGGGAATTAAAAGGAGTGCCAATTAGAATTGAAATAGGACCTAGAGAAGTCTCATCTAATACAGTATTTATAAAGAGAAGAGATAATTTAGAATCCTATAAAGTAAAAAAAGATGAATTAATTATAAGAATAAATGAGATATTAAATGATATTCAGGAAAATTTAAGGAAAAGAGCATGGGAATTTATGAATTCAAAGATAAAATATAGTAATGATATTAATGAAGCCAAAAAAATTATAGAAAAAGAATTGGGAATAGTAGAAGTGCCCTGGTGCGGTAAAAACGAATGCGGATTAAAGATTGAGGAACTAACTGACACTAGAGTATTAGGATACCCAATAGAAGAAAGAAGAGTTAATGATAAATGCGTAATTTGTAAAATGAATGCAAAAACAGTATTAAGGATTGCAAAAACTTATTAG